In Betta splendens chromosome 19, fBetSpl5.4, whole genome shotgun sequence, the following proteins share a genomic window:
- the mamdc2a gene encoding LOW QUALITY PROTEIN: MAM domain-containing protein 2a (The sequence of the model RefSeq protein was modified relative to this genomic sequence to represent the inferred CDS: inserted 1 base in 1 codon; deleted 2 bases in 1 codon), with translation MRGVSFALSLQVLLPLMCGAVAVQQQQLPGSCNFELGTCGYASDPEFGRWTMNEEGHLITVDSAFLRDQEQAVXISPVLDQQDWSCVRLVYQITGRGSLHLHLRPDSDNFDYRLWSADKASDSWLISSVDLPNSTVPYQILLEGRPERGSGNSIAIFEIHIVPGYCIECNFEEHHLCGFSNDWNPNVNWYVGGSAVTESVSNLLEEHVSNNQRGHYMYVDSLYVKHFQEVAKLVSPMTTVPMAGCLTFFYHRDQERGNIFSVFTRDQLGHYEEIWKPEVYVTPGWTLVNVDMKAPQPLEVVFEVAFNSARGGYVAIDDISFSPEFCHRDTEPSVDPSIANCDFEDGLCQYYQETTETKVWSRVSVKPNAYRIGDHTTGSGCFLMADPRLTSRPGYVGRLHGPLLPGNHKYCLRFYYLIHGFRSVDGGLLLYIYDENNVALEKVWSLPDSSRAVWTQVEVTFAKPMRSKVVFVSICMNLWDCGLVAVDDITVSLGDCQITTGSLPGQCSFEDGLCGYTQDETQDKAKWLRVRGHTPTSYTGPRGDHTTGVGYFMYIEASLMRPGHKARLLTSDLRGSSSSQCLVFYYHMYGSGVGVLSVLLHHGSWEQDALMWRRRGEHSVSWMRATLEYHCEGRHQIIFEAIRGPSLRSDIAIDDISFTTGPCEDAGDVTPYSGSSEYINEIEK, from the exons gGCATTTGATAACAGTGGACTCAgccttcttacgtgaccaggaGCAGGCGG TCATCAGTCCAGTTTTGGACCAGCAGGACTGGAGCTGCGTGAGGCTGGTGTACCAGATCACTGGACGAGGCTCGCTGCATCTCCACCTCAGACCAGACAGCGATAACTTTGACTACAGGCTCTGGAGCGCGGACAAAGCTTCAGACAGCTGGCTCATCTCCAGTGTGGACCTCCCCAACAGCACGGTGCCCTATCAG ATTCTGCTGGAAGGTCGACCCGAGCGTGGCTCAGGGAACAGCATCGCTATCTTTGAAATTCACATCGTTCCTGGTTACTGCATAG AGTGTAACTTTGAGGAGCATCACCTGTGCGGCTTCAGCAACGACTGGAACCCAAATGTTAACTGGTACGTTGGGGGGAGCGCCGTGACCGAATCTGTGTCCAACCTGCTGGAAGAGCACGTGAGCAACAACCAgagag GTCACTACATGTATGTGGACTCTCTGTACGTCAAGCACTTCCAGGAAGTGGCCAAGCTGGTTTCACCCATGACCACGGTGCCCATGGCCGGCTGTCTGACCTTCTTCTACCACCGAGACCAGGAGAGGGGAAACATCTTCTCGGTCTTTACTAGGGACCAGCTGGGCCACTACGAGGAGATCTGGAAACCAGAGGTGTACGTGACCCCAGGCTGGACCCTGGTCAATGTA GATATGAAGGCACCACAGCCCCTGGAG GTGGTGTTTGAAGTTGCTTTTAACAGTGCCAGAGGTGGATACGTGGCCATAGACGACATCTCCTTCTCCCCTGAATTCtgccacagagacacag AGCCAAGCGTTGATCCATCAATAGCAAACTGTGATTTTGAGGACGGCTTGTGTCAGTACTATCAGGAGACAACTGAGACGAAGGTGTGGAGCAGAGTCTCTGTTAAGCCTAATGCCTACAGGATAGGAGACCATACCACAGGCTCCG GCTGCTTCCTCATGGCAGACCCCCGCCTCACTTCCAGGCCTGGTTACGTGGGCCGGCTCCACGGGCCGCTCCTACCGGGGAACCACAAATACTGCCTGAGGTTCTACTACCTGATCCATGGCTTCAGAAGCGTAGACGGCGGCCTGCTCCTTTACATCTATGACGAGAACAACGTGGCGCTGGAGAAGGTGTGGAGCCtgcctgacagcagcagagccgTGTGGACGCAGGTGGAGGTCACCTTCGCGAAGCCCATGCGTTCCAAG GTTGTGTTTGTCAGCATATGCATGAACCTGTGGGACTGTGGCCTGGTGGCTGTGGACGACATCACGGTCAGCCTGGGCGACTGTCAGATCACAACAG GCTCCCTCCCTGGACAGTGCAGCTTTGAGGACGGGCTCTGTGGCTACACGCAGGATGAGACCCAAGACAAGGCCAAGTGGCTGCGTGTCCGGGGCCACACGCCCACCTCCTACACGGGGCCCAGAGGAGACCACACCACAGGGGTGG GCTATTTCATGTACATCGAGGCCTCACTCATGCGTCCGGGCCACAAAGCTCggctgctgacctctgacctgcgaggctcctcgtcctcccagtGCCTGGTCTTCTACTACCACATGTACGGCTCAGGCGTGGGCGTCCTCAGCGTGCTCCTGCATCACGGCAGCTGGGAGCAGGACGCGCTGATGTGGAGGCGGCGCGGTGAGCACAGCGTCAGCTGGATGAGGGCCACGCTGGAGTACCACTGTGAGGGCCGGCACCAG ATCATATTTGAAGCGATCCGCGGGCCGTCACTACGAAGTGACATTGCTATTGATGACATCAGTTTTACCACAGGACCGTGTGAAG ATGCCGGTGATGTCACTCCCTACTCAGGCTCCTCAGAGTACATCAACGAGATTGAGAAATGA